A region of Culicoides brevitarsis isolate CSIRO-B50_1 chromosome 1, AGI_CSIRO_Cbre_v1, whole genome shotgun sequence DNA encodes the following proteins:
- the LOC134827465 gene encoding collagen alpha-6(IV) chain-like isoform X1: MKNYVCYFGLLLLGVTIANGQFSFPGLPKAPKLDSFLNPKASFNPPSLPGGPTFSMNVSGSAGSNIENLMNPKLPQLPGLSGGNSNSNNPFGLPSLPGVPKFGENSNSNNPFGLPSLPGMPQLPGMPKLSDVPSLSGFSGFNSSSNSSSSFGSLPGMPNFFDSNGFAKLMPNSSNFANSNSTVGDALNSLENAVKRANDSANQALSNFQNFGNHLGEQIKNASEAAQSRMSQQLQGLSSGVRNCVEKNGNPGQAGVQAAQDSAVQCVQKKVEEAVGIVSNTRNDFQAAQQNLDYIRENLANCQVNVSMSLTDLPKFNSSSPSCVASALFSIEPENIFNLATDAAQAVGLVQGLKTYAMKCLANMMGNVAKASLENTLAIGKCYADLGNNY, from the exons atgaaaaattacgtTTGCTATTTTGGATTACTTCTTCTTGgagtt ACAATCGCCAATGGACAATTTAGTTTCCCGGGACTTCCAAAAGCTCCAAAATTGGATAGTTTTTTGAATCCAAAGGCTTCGTTTAATCCGCCTTCGTTGCCCGGAGGACCAACTTTCAGTATGAATGTTAGCGGAAGCGCCGGAAGTAACATTGAGAACTTGATGAATCCAAAATTACCACAATTGCCGGGACTTTCAGGAGGAAATTCGAACTCTAATAATCCTTTTGGATTGCCTTCGTTGCCGGGAGTTCCGAAATTtggagaaaattcaaattcgaaCAATCCGTTTGGGTTACCTTCGTTACCTGGAATGCCTCAATTGCCGGGAATGCCTAAATTGTCGGATGTCCCTTCATTGTCAGGTTTTTCGGGATTTAATTCGTCATCaaattcgtcgtcgtcttttggAAGCTTGCCTGGCATGCCTAATTTCTTCGATTCGAATGGAT tCGCAAAACTCATGCCAAACTCCTCCAACTTTGCAAATTCCAATTCAACTGTCGGCGACGCCTTAAATTCTCTTGAAAATGCCGTCAAACGAGCAAATGACAGCGCCAATCAAGCACTTTCCAACTTCCAAAACTTCGGCAATCATCTCGGAGAACAAATCAAAAATGCCTCGGAAGCTGCTCAATCTCGCATGAGCCAACAACTTCAAGGTTTAAGCTCGGGCGTTCGTAATTGCGTCGAGAAAAACGGAAATCCGGGACAAGCTGGCGTTCAAGCTGCTCAAGATAGTGCCGTTCAATGCGTTCAAAAGAAAGTCGAAGAAGCCGTCGGAATTGTTTCAAACACGCGAAACGATTTCCAAGCAGCTCAACAGAATCTCGACTACATCCGCGAAAATTTAGCCAATTGCCAAGTTAACGTGAGCATGAGTTTGACAGATTTGCCGAAATTCAATTCTTCAAGTCCGAGTTGTGTTGCTTCCGCTTTGTTCAGTATCGAACCGGAAAATATCTTCAATTTGGCAACTGATGCCGCTCAAGCTGTTGGATTAGTTCAAGGATTGAAAACTTATGCCATGAAATGTCTCGCGAACATGATGGGAAATGTCGCAAAAGCATCGTTGGAAAATACCTTGGCGATTGGAAAATGTTACGCCGATTTgggaaataattattaa
- the LOC134827465 gene encoding uncharacterized protein LOC134827465 isoform X2: protein MKNYVCYFGLLLLGVTIANGQFSFPGLPKAPKLDSFLNPKASFNPPSLPGGPTFSMNVSGSAGSNIENLMNPKLPQLPGLSGGNSNSNNPFGLPSLPGMPQLPGMPKLSDVPSLSGFSGFNSSSNSSSSFGSLPGMPNFFDSNGFAKLMPNSSNFANSNSTVGDALNSLENAVKRANDSANQALSNFQNFGNHLGEQIKNASEAAQSRMSQQLQGLSSGVRNCVEKNGNPGQAGVQAAQDSAVQCVQKKVEEAVGIVSNTRNDFQAAQQNLDYIRENLANCQVNVSMSLTDLPKFNSSSPSCVASALFSIEPENIFNLATDAAQAVGLVQGLKTYAMKCLANMMGNVAKASLENTLAIGKCYADLGNNY from the exons atgaaaaattacgtTTGCTATTTTGGATTACTTCTTCTTGgagtt ACAATCGCCAATGGACAATTTAGTTTCCCGGGACTTCCAAAAGCTCCAAAATTGGATAGTTTTTTGAATCCAAAGGCTTCGTTTAATCCGCCTTCGTTGCCCGGAGGACCAACTTTCAGTATGAATGTTAGCGGAAGCGCCGGAAGTAACATTGAGAACTTGATGAATCCAAAATTACCACAATTGCCGGGACTTTCAGGAGGAAATTCGAACTCTAATAATCCTTTTGGATTGC CTTCGTTACCTGGAATGCCTCAATTGCCGGGAATGCCTAAATTGTCGGATGTCCCTTCATTGTCAGGTTTTTCGGGATTTAATTCGTCATCaaattcgtcgtcgtcttttggAAGCTTGCCTGGCATGCCTAATTTCTTCGATTCGAATGGAT tCGCAAAACTCATGCCAAACTCCTCCAACTTTGCAAATTCCAATTCAACTGTCGGCGACGCCTTAAATTCTCTTGAAAATGCCGTCAAACGAGCAAATGACAGCGCCAATCAAGCACTTTCCAACTTCCAAAACTTCGGCAATCATCTCGGAGAACAAATCAAAAATGCCTCGGAAGCTGCTCAATCTCGCATGAGCCAACAACTTCAAGGTTTAAGCTCGGGCGTTCGTAATTGCGTCGAGAAAAACGGAAATCCGGGACAAGCTGGCGTTCAAGCTGCTCAAGATAGTGCCGTTCAATGCGTTCAAAAGAAAGTCGAAGAAGCCGTCGGAATTGTTTCAAACACGCGAAACGATTTCCAAGCAGCTCAACAGAATCTCGACTACATCCGCGAAAATTTAGCCAATTGCCAAGTTAACGTGAGCATGAGTTTGACAGATTTGCCGAAATTCAATTCTTCAAGTCCGAGTTGTGTTGCTTCCGCTTTGTTCAGTATCGAACCGGAAAATATCTTCAATTTGGCAACTGATGCCGCTCAAGCTGTTGGATTAGTTCAAGGATTGAAAACTTATGCCATGAAATGTCTCGCGAACATGATGGGAAATGTCGCAAAAGCATCGTTGGAAAATACCTTGGCGATTGGAAAATGTTACGCCGATTTgggaaataattattaa
- the LOC134836734 gene encoding centrosomal protein of 120 kDa, whose amino-acid sequence MSDELTIILHVDEGISLNVNNDPLVLVATLGGNTMESDPVIPGHSTVFDCNLVWETNKKSVKRMKMENYPIKIEVFAVKSEKDPSQRKLIGHLIFPVRNIPFLPPTKALTYKSKWYKLIGLASEWRVLKPEIMLSLMITDKEFFSRTRTALMTPNRSVDHEFLGDVTPKYDILTSQQGIFIRLLKEEGVLQVGNIDTDCDVFLAKILLKNVVHAESMVSTMEKAEIDKNKFQLRYIFPQNDVPFVCEMKKREDGTYGLQEIIAINIRTSLQVLQKYFNQIFCIPFQIFYDDKLIGNGKLSLANLLQIDNLTEFLTNCHDNENTYEQESSCPVIPSEEISPFIEKPSVSFRFMLSYISTNKLATQDLFESRKEKEDLKLPELDIDAGGDFAPLESSFELPRTPTPLKLEHVGDTPGIIISPKPIMEEIPSEKPESIKAGSIASKNFEAEAKKDQIPHTFSYTLVLKNIKFTNRVENGIWQVSFYHPRAETPFTIINLELQNIEDESVDFDDLELQLIFSAIPSDVDAIIKADNCLFNISGPRGTRGKAELNSETLLMGEKKSPGTILLENQNGEKMAMATIFVYIEDLGINHNSQVKKPLPMMPVGANPKSYVDEGLAYRFVEDLEKWKKTQEENFLVELKRKEIQHLAKLTAEWKRKKSKMEKDMKEKMEKCVALQKTLEDAQKSLKSKSDEQSQQERNLFQAKSDLEQCFNKKLLEIREKARRLEDDMERKLHYEQIKYKELELSTKALEKENDRLRSRIAALEKEASKMKENLFPKEQLVTLFQDMRLLNERYENAQKSKMYYKEQWAKLIREVHMLKSSSTEQFKDDVMNRKAFDIDNWLENEKFDLDSDASEMDFIKRSFECD is encoded by the exons ATGAGTGACGAACTAACGATAATTCTTCATGTCGACGAAG gaATAAGTTTGAATGTTAACAATGATCCCTTGGTACTCGTGGCGACTTTGGGAGGCAACACAATGGAATCTGATCCGGTAATTCCGGGTCATTCGACTGTCTTTGATTGCAATTTAGTGTgggaaacaaacaaaaaatccgtcaaaag gatgaaaatggaaaattacccgataaaaattgaagtttttgcggtaaaatctgaaaaagatCCGTCGCAGCGAAAGTTGATtggacatttaatttttcccgtGCGGAACATTCCATTTTTGCCGCCTACTAAAGCACTCACGTACAAGAGTAAATGGTACAAACTAATTGGACTTGCCTCGGAATGGAGAGTTTTAAAGCCCGAAATTATGTTGAGTTTGATGATAACGgacaaggaatttttttcgcgAACCAGAACGGCGCTTATGACGCCAAATCGGAGTGTAGATCACGAATTTCTCGGGGATGTTACGCCGAAATATGATATTTTGACGTCGCAACAGGGGATTTTCATAAGACTTTTGAAGGAAGAGGGGGTTTTACAGGTTGGCAATATCGATACGGACTGCGATGTGTTCCTTgcgaaaattttgctgaagaATGTGGTTCATGCGGAGAGT atggtTTCGACGATGGAAAAggctgaaattgataaaaataagtttcagTTGAGGtatatttttcctcaaaatgaCGTGCCTTTTGTTTGTGAGATGAAAAAACGGGAAGATGGAACGTATGGGCTTCAAGAAATTATTGCGATTAATATTAGAACGTCTCTGCAAGTGCttcagaaatatttcaatcaaattttttgtattcctttccaaattttttatgatgataaacTTATag gaaacgGCAAACTATCTTTAGCAAACTTACTTCAAATCGACAACTTGACGGAATTCCTAACCAATTGTCATGACAACGAAAACACTTACGAACAAGAATCCTCGTGTCCCGTCATTCCATCGGAAGAAATCTCACCATTTATCGAAAAACCATCTGTTTCCTTCCGTTTTATGCTTTCTTACATCTCCACGAACAAACTTGCTACCCAAGACTTGTTCGAAAGTCGCAAGGAAAAAGAAGATTTGAAACTTCCTGAACTCGACATCGATGCTGGCGGAGATTTCGCGCCTTTAGAATCATCTTTTGAGCTTCCTCGAACTCCGACGCCGCTAAAACTCGAACACGTTGGCGACACTCCGGGCATAATAATCTCCCCAAAACCCATAATGGAAGAAATTCCCTCTGAAAAACCCGAAAGTATCAAAGCTGGCTCgattgcatcaaaaaatttcgaagctGAAGcgaaaaaagatcaaatccCGCACACTTTTAGCTACACTCTCGTactaaaaaacatcaaattcaCAAATCGCGTTGAAAATGGCATCTGGCAAGTGAGTTTTTATCATCCCCGTGCCGAGACTCCCTTCACAATTATCAACCTGGAGTTGCAAAATATCGAAGATGAGTCCGTGGATTTCGACGATCTCGAgttgcaattaattttttccgccATTCCGAGTGATGTTGATGCCATAATTAAGGCGGATAATTGTTTGTTCAACATTAGCGGGCCTCGAGGAACGCGCGGAAAGGCAGAATTGAACAGCGAAACGTTGTTGATGGGCGAAAAAAAGTCACCCGGGACGATTTTGTTGGAAAATCAAAACGGAGAAAAAATGGCGATGGCAACAATTTTCGTGTACATCGAAGATTTGGGCATAAATCACAATAGTCAAGTGAAAAAACCGCTTCCCATGATGCCTGTTGGAGCAAATCCCAAGTCGTATGTCGATGAGGGACTCGCTTATCGCTTCGTCGAAGACctggaaaaatggaaaaagacgcaggaggaaaattttctcgttGAA ttgaagCGGAAGGAGATTCAACATTTGGCGAAATTGACGGCGGAATGGAAaaggaaaaagtcaaaaatggaaaaagatATGAAAGAGAAGATGGAAAAGTGTGTCGCGTTGCAAAAGACGCTCGAAGATGCGCAGAAATCGttgaaa tcaaaaagcGACGAACAATCCCAACAGGAACGAAATCTCTTTCAAGCCAAATCCGATCTCGAGCAatgtttcaacaaaaaactcTTGGAAATCCGCGAAAAAGCGCGTCGCCTTGAGGATGACATGGAACGAAAACTTCATTACGAGCAAATAAAGTACAAAGAACTCGAACTCAGTACAAAAGCTTTGGAAAAGGAAAACGATCGTCTTCGTTCTCGCATCGCCGCCCTCGAAAAAGAAGCTTCGaagatgaaagaaaatttatttccgaaAGAACAACTCGTTACTTTATTCCAAGACATGCGACTCCTGAACGAACGATACGAAAAcgcacaaaaatcaaaaatgtactATAAGGAGCAATGGGCGAAACTGATACGAGAAGTGCACATGTTGAAGTCATCTTCAACGGAGCAGTTCAAGGATGACGTCATGAATCGAAAAGCGTTTga catcgATAATTGgttagaaaatgaaaaattcgatttgGATTCCGATGCGAGCGAAATGGATTTTATCAAGCGATCGTTCGAATGTGATTAG
- the LOC134836735 gene encoding solute carrier family 66 member 3, whose amino-acid sequence MGQGILYIISDILSLLTISTCIYCKVPQIQSVRSLRSAEGLSVTGLLMETCSYTVSMLYNYVNRYALLNYLEYPILLLQEYVLVYYVLLYKGILDGRNCKIFIGIYWLVAFFFAFNVLPAWILVVLLPFTTPVSATSKVLQLVEILRTKESETVSLMTWFISAFSNATRIYTVMLDSGDAMLLANFTVSTVLSSLVLLAAWYYKKPKQA is encoded by the exons ATGGGTCAAGGAATTCTGTACATCATAAGTGACATTTTAAGTCTTCTGACAATATCAACATGCATTTATTGCAAG GTTCCGCAAATTCAATCCGTTCGTTCACTCCGCTCCGCCGAAGGCTTGAGTGTGACGGGACTTTTGATGGAAACGTGCTCCTATACCGTCTCCATGCTCTACAATTACGTCAATCGCTATGCCTTGCTGAACTATTTGGAATATCCGATACTTCTTTTGCAGGAATACGTTCTCGTTTACTACGTTTTGCTCTACAAGGGGATCTTGGATGGGCGAAATTGCAAGATTTTCATCGGAATTTATTGGTTAGTCGCCTTTTTCTTCGCTTTTAACGTCTTACCAGCTTGGATTTTGGTCGTATTGCTTCCTTTTACGACGCCCGTCTCGGCTACAAGTAAAGTTTTGCAGCTCGTTGAGATTCTGAGGACCAAAGAATCCGAAACTGTGTCTCTTATGACGTGGTTTATATCAGCTTTTAGTAATGCGA ctcgcATTTACACTGTGATGCTCGATTCGGGAGATGCGATGCTCTTGGCGAACTTTACCGTCTCGACAGTGCTTTCCTCTCTTGTCTTGTTGGCTGCTTGGTATTACAAAAAGCCGAAACAAGCGTAA